The genomic stretch AGCCGCCGCGCGCCGCCTCGATGAACGCGGCGACCTTCCCGAGCGCGTCGGCGAGCGAGGGCGACTCGAAGAGAAGCGGCTGGTAGGTGGTGATCGGATTCGGCGTCTCCGCCGCGACGGCGGCGTCGAACGGGCGGACCTCCGGCGCGCCGGAAAGGGCGCGCGCCAGCTCGCCGTAGCTCGAAAGGAGCCCGGCGCCGTAGGCGCGCCGCTGCCCGTTCTGCCGCACGAGGCCGAACTCCAGCGTGTACCAGTAGAGCCGCGCGACGCGTTCGACCAGCGCGTCGTCGGCGCCGAGCGCCGCGGCGCCGATCCGCTCGGTGAGGTCCGCGTACTCGGAGACGGCGAGCATCGGCGCGTGGCCGAGCAGCTCGTGGCAGAGGTCGGGCTCCGGCGTGTAGTGGGGCGCGGAGTGATGGCGCAGGTACTGCGTGGCGGGGAAGACGCGGCGCGCAAGGGCGGCGAGGAAGTCGCGCGCCTCGACGAGCCCGGGCGCGGGGACGACGCGGAAGCCGGTCGTCGCGCGCAGGCGCGCGTCCGCGTCGGCGAGCTGCGGAACTTCGTCGGGACCGAACTCGAACGAGCGCAGGGCGCCGTTGAACTCGCGGCAGGCGTGCGTGGGGTAGAGCTCGGACAGATGGCGGAAGACGGCCCCCCACGTCGCCGTCTCGGTGGCGGTGTAGACGATGCGCGGCGGGGCGTCGCCGGGGCGGTGGGCGAGCGCGGCGGCGGCGATTTCGTCCCGCCGGCGGCGGTACGTCGGATCGTTGAAGCCGGGATGGTCGGCTGCGAGCCGGACGACGCTGGTCTTCATCGGCTTCCTCGCGCGCCTGAAATATCCCGAGGCGGCGCGAGGCCGGCAACGTCTTTCGTCCGGCGCGGCGGGCGCGGCTCAGGGCGCGAAGATCATCGCCGCGACGCGCTCCAGCCCGGCGGCGTCGGCCGGGCCGAAGGCGTCCTCGCGTTCGGAGTCGACGTCGAGCACGGCGCGGAGGACGCCGGCCGGGTCGCGGACCGGGACGACGACTTCGCTCTTGGAGCGGGCGTCGCACGCGATGTGGCCGGGGAAGGCGTGGACGTCCGGGACGAGGACGGTTTCGCCGCGCGTCGCCGCCGCCCAGCAGACCCCCTTGCCGCGCTCGAGGACTTGGCAGGCGAGCGCGCCTTGGTACGGCCCGACGACCAGGTCGTCCTCGATCAGGCGGTAGAAGCCGGTCCAGAAGAAGTGGGTGTTCTTGTGGTGGAGCACCGCGGCCGCCGTCGCCATCCGCGCGATCGGGTCGGCGGTCTTCGTGAAGAGCGGCGCCAGTTGCGCGGCGATCCGCGCGTAGCGGTCGGCGAGACGAGTCTGGTCGGCGGCGGGCATGGGGGCCTCCGGCGGGGACGAAAACGCCCCGGCCCGTACGATGCCACGGACCGGGGCGCGGGGCACGCCGAGGGCGCGCGTCACTTCATGCGGATTCTGTCTCCCGCCTGGAAGCCGGCGCCGGACGCGGCCCTCGCTTCCGCGAGACGCGCGCCGAGGATCCGCACGACCTCGACCTCGCCGACCTCGCTCTCGTCGCCGCCGAGCAGCTCGCCGGTGTCCGGGTCCTTGATCTGCTCGCCGAGGTGGTGGACGACGAAGCGGTCGCCGACCTTCACCCCCGCGGCGTCGCCGACGTTGAGGTAGATCTTGCCGCCTTCGACCTTGGCGATCTTCCCCTCGACGCCGCCGCGCACGGCCGCGGGCGCGAGGTTCGCGGAGCGCGCGGCGATGTCCTTGGCCAGCGACTGCACCGCGCCGCTGAGGATCTTCGAGGCCATGCCGGAGTTCCACTCGGTGCCGAGGCTGGCGCCGGCGAACTCGCCCTTGCCGAAGCGGTAGCTGCCGGCGCCGTCGTAGGCGCCGAGGATCTCCGCCGTCGTCGTGTCGACGAGGCGCGCGGTCAGCGCGGCCTTGCCGGTGATCATCCGGAAGCCGACGCCGCCGAGCCCCTTCCAGGAGCCGATCTGCGGCACGTTGCCGCCGGTCTCGTTGACGTTGAACTCCGTGACCGCGCCGATCACGACGAGCTGCACGCCGAGGATCTTCCCCAGCTTGGCGGCCGTCGAGGGGTCGATCCGGCCGCTCTCGGCGAGGTTCTGCTCCTGCAGGATCTTGTCCAGCTTCTGCCGCTCGACCATGCGGAAGCGGCCGGTCTTGACCAGCTCGCTCGTCAGGTTGTCGGCCGCGGAACGGGCGAGGTTCGTGTAGGACCAGCCGTACGACCACGATCCTTCGAGCGCTTCCGTGTCGAAGTCCACCACCGCCACGCGGATCTTCTGCTCGTCCGCCGCGCGGGCGGGCGCGGGCGCCGCCGCCAGCACGAGCATCGTCGAGGCCGCCGCGGCCGCGGCGCGCCAGAATCCCTTGGTCATCGCGTTCCTCCTCCGAGGTGACTCGCGGTACTTTCCGGCCCGCGGGGGGGCGGCGTCAAGAGGCTTTATGATGCCGGCGGAGGGACGATGAACAAAGGCTTCGACTTGGACGACTTCCTCGTCTGGCGGCGCGAGATGAACGAGAAACTGCTCGCCAAGGAACATCTCGGCATCAAGAGGTTCTTCAACCTCGACACCAAGGCCTACGAGGACGGCGCGCTGGACGCGAAGACGAAGGAGTTCATGGGGCTCGTCGCCTCGGCGGTCCTGCGCTGCAACGACTGCATCGACTATCACCTCGTGCAGACGGTGCGGCGCGGGGCGACGGACGCCGAGCTGCTCGACGCGCTGAACGTCGCGCTCGTCGTCGGCGGCTCGATCGTGATCCCGCACCTGCGGCACGCGGTGGCGACGCTGGAGGCGCTGCGGCGGGCGCAGAGCGAGGGACGCCCGATCGATCTGTGAGACGCCGCGCATAGGCGCGGCGGGCGCAGGGGCTCCGTCGTTGCGGCGACGCGCGCGGCGCCAGGCCGCCCGCACGGGGCGGGCGCGGGAGGCGCGTTCCTTGCGGCGGCGACGCGCCGATCCCCGTATCGTGGCGGGGGAGGGGCCGATGAACCAGCTCAACGCGATTCTCGTCGGGCGCGAGGACGTCTCGCCGGGGCACGCGGTCTTCCGCGTGGCGCCGGACGGCTGGTCGCTGCCGCCGTTCGTCGCCGGGCAGTTCGGCCTGCTCGGCTTGCCGGGCGACGCGCCGCGCTGCGCCGAGGCGGACGCGGACGACGAGCCGCGCCCGGCGCCGGACGCGCTGATCCGCCGCACCTACTCCGCCGCCTCGTCGTCGTTCGAGCGGCGCTACGTCGAGTTCTTCATTTCGCTCGTCCGCACCGGCGCGCTGACGCCCCGTCTCTTCGCGCTGCGGCCCGGGGACCGGCTGCATCTCGGCGCCCGCTTCTCGGGGATGTTCACCCTCGCCGAAGTTCCGGCCGACCAGCACGTCGCGATGGTCGCCACGGGCACCGGGCTCGCGCCGTACATGTCGATGCTCCGCTCGCGCGCCGCGGCCAATCCGGACCGTCGGATCGCGGTGTTGCTCGGCGCGCGCCGCGCGCGCGACCTCGGCTTCCTCGCGGAGCTGGAGGCGCTCGCCGAGCGCGAGCCGAACGTCGTCTTCGCGCCGATCGTCAGCCGGCCGCAGGACGAGGACGGCCCGTGGTCCGGACGCGTCGGGCGCGTGCAGGACCTGTGGACCGGCGGCGCGCTCTCGGGCGAGTGGGGTTTCGCGGCGCGTCCCGGCGCGGCGCACGTCTTCCTTTGCGGCAACCCGCGGATGGTCGAGGAGATGTCGGAGCTGCTGCGCGCCGAAGGGTTCAAGGACCACTCGCGGCGCAGCCCCGGCGATCTCCACGCGGAGCGGTTCTGGTGAGCCTCGGCGCGCCGGGGGCGGCGGAGACGCCGCGCTGGAGCGCGGCTACGGTCGGCTTGCGCGGCGAGCTGGCGGCGGCCGTGCCGCGCGAGCTGCTGCTGGAGCTTCATCGGCCGCGCCCCTTTAAGCACTTCGCGGTCCTCGCCTGGCAGATCGTCCTCGTCGCCGGCGGGGCGGCGGGCGCGGCTCTTCTCCGTCCGATCTGGCTTTGGCTGCCGTGCTCCGTCGTCCTCGGCGTCACGTTCTTCAACTTCACCGTGCTGCTGCACGAGGTCGTGCACGACGCGGTCTTCGCGCGCCGCGGGCGGGCGCGGCCGAACGCGTTCCTCGGCTGGCTCTACGCCTTCCCGAGCGGGGTCTCGAAGACGCAGTTCACGCGCTGGCATCTCGACCACCACGCGAACCTCGGCGACCCGGAGCGGGATCCGAAGCGTCGGCGGCTGTCGCCGAAGCGGAACGCGCGCTGGTTCAAGCTGCTCTACGCGACGCCGGCGCTGATCCCGCTCTACTTCCGCGCCGCGGCGCTCGCGGCCCGGGACTACGCGCCGGAAACGCGGCGGCGGATCGCGCGGGAGCGGGTCGTCACGGTCGTCGGGCAACTGGCGATCCTCGCGACGATCGTCGCGCTCGGCGGGTGGGGGACGGCGCTCCGGGTCTACCTCGTGCCGTACCTCTTCGTCTTCCCGGCCGCGTTTACGCTGAACCGTCTCGGCCAGCACTACGACGTCGATCCCGCGGATCCGGCGAAGTGGGGGACGCGGATGGCGCCGTCGGTCTTCTGGGACGTCGCGTTCCTCTGGTCGTCGCGGCACCTCGAGCACCACTACTTTCCGCGCGTGCCGTTCTACAACCTGCCGCGCTTGACGCGCGCGCTCGAGCCGTTCTTTCGGCGCCGCGGCGTGCGGTCTTCGACCTACGCGCGCCTCGTCTGGCAGTGGTACGTCCTCAACCGCGCGCCCCACACCGACTGGCGGTCCGATCGTCGTCCGTAGGGGAGGCTGGCGCGCCCCGATGAACGTTGCCGCGCTCAAGACGCCACCGCGCCTGCCTCCCGACGTGCAATACGCGCAACCCTGTTGTTGAAACGCCCAAAGGCAACGAGGCGAGGTCCGCGTCGGGCGGCCGACGCGGCGGACGTCGATGGGGACTCGGACATA from bacterium encodes the following:
- a CDS encoding carboxymuconolactone decarboxylase family protein is translated as MNKGFDLDDFLVWRREMNEKLLAKEHLGIKRFFNLDTKAYEDGALDAKTKEFMGLVASAVLRCNDCIDYHLVQTVRRGATDAELLDALNVALVVGGSIVIPHLRHAVATLEALRRAQSEGRPIDL
- a CDS encoding phenylalanine 4-monooxygenase, giving the protein MKTSVVRLAADHPGFNDPTYRRRRDEIAAAALAHRPGDAPPRIVYTATETATWGAVFRHLSELYPTHACREFNGALRSFEFGPDEVPQLADADARLRATTGFRVVPAPGLVEARDFLAALARRVFPATQYLRHHSAPHYTPEPDLCHELLGHAPMLAVSEYADLTERIGAAALGADDALVERVARLYWYTLEFGLVRQNGQRRAYGAGLLSSYGELARALSGAPEVRPFDAAVAAETPNPITTYQPLLFESPSLADALGKVAAFIEAARGG
- a CDS encoding fatty acid desaturase produces the protein MSLGAPGAAETPRWSAATVGLRGELAAAVPRELLLELHRPRPFKHFAVLAWQIVLVAGGAAGAALLRPIWLWLPCSVVLGVTFFNFTVLLHEVVHDAVFARRGRARPNAFLGWLYAFPSGVSKTQFTRWHLDHHANLGDPERDPKRRRLSPKRNARWFKLLYATPALIPLYFRAAALAARDYAPETRRRIARERVVTVVGQLAILATIVALGGWGTALRVYLVPYLFVFPAAFTLNRLGQHYDVDPADPAKWGTRMAPSVFWDVAFLWSSRHLEHHYFPRVPFYNLPRLTRALEPFFRRRGVRSSTYARLVWQWYVLNRAPHTDWRSDRRP
- a CDS encoding GAF domain-containing protein, with product MPAADQTRLADRYARIAAQLAPLFTKTADPIARMATAAAVLHHKNTHFFWTGFYRLIEDDLVVGPYQGALACQVLERGKGVCWAAATRGETVLVPDVHAFPGHIACDARSKSEVVVPVRDPAGVLRAVLDVDSEREDAFGPADAAGLERVAAMIFAP
- a CDS encoding CsgG/HfaB family protein, yielding MTKGFWRAAAAAASTMLVLAAAPAPARAADEQKIRVAVVDFDTEALEGSWSYGWSYTNLARSAADNLTSELVKTGRFRMVERQKLDKILQEQNLAESGRIDPSTAAKLGKILGVQLVVIGAVTEFNVNETGGNVPQIGSWKGLGGVGFRMITGKAALTARLVDTTTAEILGAYDGAGSYRFGKGEFAGASLGTEWNSGMASKILSGAVQSLAKDIAARSANLAPAAVRGGVEGKIAKVEGGKIYLNVGDAAGVKVGDRFVVHHLGEQIKDPDTGELLGGDESEVGEVEVVRILGARLAEARAASGAGFQAGDRIRMK
- a CDS encoding ferredoxin--NADP reductase, whose product is MNQLNAILVGREDVSPGHAVFRVAPDGWSLPPFVAGQFGLLGLPGDAPRCAEADADDEPRPAPDALIRRTYSAASSSFERRYVEFFISLVRTGALTPRLFALRPGDRLHLGARFSGMFTLAEVPADQHVAMVATGTGLAPYMSMLRSRAAANPDRRIAVLLGARRARDLGFLAELEALAEREPNVVFAPIVSRPQDEDGPWSGRVGRVQDLWTGGALSGEWGFAARPGAAHVFLCGNPRMVEEMSELLRAEGFKDHSRRSPGDLHAERFW